The following coding sequences are from one Nicotiana tomentosiformis chromosome 3, ASM39032v3, whole genome shotgun sequence window:
- the LOC104100521 gene encoding telomere repeat-binding factor 1-like isoform X2, with protein sequence MGQDKWRNMTVMANGWSSREQARLAVKRTKQAPRQDGSPVADTTTAESDEEAAEAQAATTSSSSPQIHGSRKSMIRLDNLIMEAISSLKEPGGSNKTAIAAYIEDQYWAPPNFIRLLSGKLKYLTATGKLIKIKRKYRVAPTSTPSDRRRNLSSPFLDSRQRIFSKVDRDDMDMLSTSQIDLELANKMRNMTPQEAAAAAAQAVAEAESAIAEAEEAARDAEAAEADAEAAKAFSDATKTLHGRSAPRMMIRA encoded by the exons ATGGGCCAG GACAAGTGGAGGAACATGACGGTGATGGCAAACGGTTGGAGTTCTCGAGAGCAAGCAAGGTTAGCTGTCAAAAGGACGAAACAGGCCCCTAGACAGGATGGGAGTCCTGTGGCTGATACGACCACAGCTGAAAGTGATGAGGAAGCTGCTGAAGCGCAAGCAGCCACTACTTCTAGCAGTTCTCCACAGATACATGGTTCAAGAAAATCTATGATAAG GTTGGATAATCTTATAATGGAGGCTATAAGCAGCTTGAAGGAGCCAGGTGGTTCCAACAAGACTGCAATAGCTGCATACATAGAG GACCAATACTGGGCCCCTCCAAACTTTATAAGGCTGCTGTCGGGGAAACTGAAGTATTTAACTGCAACTGGGAAACTTATCAAG ATAAAGCGCAAGTATAGAGTAGCACCCACATCGACACCATCTGACAGAAGAAGAAACCTGTCCAGTCCATTCTTGGATAGCAGGCAGAGGATCTTCTCCAAGGTTGATCGGGATGATATGGACATGCTTAGTACATCTCAGATAGATTTAGAGCTAGCTAATAAAATGAGGAACATGACACCTCAAGAGGCTGCAGCTGCTGCTGCACAAGCTGTTGCTGAAGCAGAATCAGCCATAGCTGAAGCTGAGGAGGCTGCTAGGGACGCTGAAGCTGctgaagctgatgctgaagctgcaAAAGCCTTTTCAGATGCAACGAAGACACTACATGGGAGAAGTGCCCCACGGATG ATGATACGTGCTTGA
- the LOC104100521 gene encoding telomere repeat-binding factor 1-like isoform X1 translates to MGAPKQKWTSEEEAALKAGILKHGPGKWRTILKDPEFSGVLCLRSNVDLKDKWRNMTVMANGWSSREQARLAVKRTKQAPRQDGSPVADTTTAESDEEAAEAQAATTSSSSPQIHGSRKSMIRLDNLIMEAISSLKEPGGSNKTAIAAYIEDQYWAPPNFIRLLSGKLKYLTATGKLIKIKRKYRVAPTSTPSDRRRNLSSPFLDSRQRIFSKVDRDDMDMLSTSQIDLELANKMRNMTPQEAAAAAAQAVAEAESAIAEAEEAARDAEAAEADAEAAKAFSDATKTLHGRSAPRMMIRA, encoded by the exons ATGGGTGCACCTAAGCAGAAGTGGACTTCAGAAGAAGAAGCTGCTCTTAAAGCTGGGATACTTAAGCATGGGCCAGGTAAATGGCGCACGATTCTCAAGGATCCAGAATTTAGTGGAGTATTGTGTCTGCGTTCAAATGTAGATCTTAAG GACAAGTGGAGGAACATGACGGTGATGGCAAACGGTTGGAGTTCTCGAGAGCAAGCAAGGTTAGCTGTCAAAAGGACGAAACAGGCCCCTAGACAGGATGGGAGTCCTGTGGCTGATACGACCACAGCTGAAAGTGATGAGGAAGCTGCTGAAGCGCAAGCAGCCACTACTTCTAGCAGTTCTCCACAGATACATGGTTCAAGAAAATCTATGATAAG GTTGGATAATCTTATAATGGAGGCTATAAGCAGCTTGAAGGAGCCAGGTGGTTCCAACAAGACTGCAATAGCTGCATACATAGAG GACCAATACTGGGCCCCTCCAAACTTTATAAGGCTGCTGTCGGGGAAACTGAAGTATTTAACTGCAACTGGGAAACTTATCAAG ATAAAGCGCAAGTATAGAGTAGCACCCACATCGACACCATCTGACAGAAGAAGAAACCTGTCCAGTCCATTCTTGGATAGCAGGCAGAGGATCTTCTCCAAGGTTGATCGGGATGATATGGACATGCTTAGTACATCTCAGATAGATTTAGAGCTAGCTAATAAAATGAGGAACATGACACCTCAAGAGGCTGCAGCTGCTGCTGCACAAGCTGTTGCTGAAGCAGAATCAGCCATAGCTGAAGCTGAGGAGGCTGCTAGGGACGCTGAAGCTGctgaagctgatgctgaagctgcaAAAGCCTTTTCAGATGCAACGAAGACACTACATGGGAGAAGTGCCCCACGGATG ATGATACGTGCTTGA